The genomic window AGATATTTGGTATTACTCGTTCTTAGAATCTGATCAAGATTATACTTTTCATATGAATGATGAAGAATCATCAAAAAATAATATAGCTTTATTTATTGATTATAAAGTCAAAGATACAAGAGGTAATGTTATTGGTATTATTGGTGTAGGAATTCATTTAGATTCGATACAGAGTATCTTAAAAACTTATGAAGATGATTTCAAAGTTAAGGCATATTTTATTAATGAGCATGGAAATATTGAAATTTCAACAAAATATTTGGGATATCAAAATAAAAATTTCTTTCAATTAATGAATTTAGAATCATTAGAAGAAAAAGTATTGAATAGTTGTGATGAAAAACAAGTGGGTAAATATTGGATTCATTCAAATCATTTAGGGCAACAAGATGATTTTATAGAGAGTCGTTTTATTAATGACTTATCATGGCATTTCATTATTGAAAAAAGTAACCAAGAAGCATTACAATTATTAAATAAACAATTATATACTACAATAGCAGTGATAGCGAGCATTTTAATTTTAATATTATTTGTTGTTACTTATGTTATTAAGGGATTTAATAAACTTATTGAAGAACGAAATATTGCCTTTAGAAAAGCAACTGAAAAATTATATGATAATATCTATGAATTAAATATTACCAAGAATTGCTCTGCTAATGTAAGTACACAAAGATATTTTGAGAGTTTAGGTGCTCCACCAAGTCTTCCTTATAATGAGGGACTTAAAGTTATTGCTCAAAAACAGATTAAAGATGAGTATAGAGAAGGCTATATTCAAACCTTTTGTACTGAAAATGTTTTAAAGCAATATGAATTAGGAAATACCGATTTAAGATATGATTTCTTAATAACAGAAGATGGAACACATTATTATTGGATGCGTATAGATGCACGTGTTTATTATAATAAGGAAGATAATTGTATTCATATGTTTACATATCGTAAAAATATTGATAAAGAAAAACGTCAAGAGATAGCTATGATGAAAGAAGCGAGAATTGATAATTTAACCCAATTATATAATCGAGCTTCAATCCAGACAATTATTGAAAAAAGATTATTAACAGATCCTCATCATCTTCATGCATTCTTTATCTTAGATATAGATCATTTTAAAAAAGCAAATGATTTATATGGTCATGCATTTGGAGACTATGTTTTGATGCAATTTGCGAAAACATTAAAAGATAATTTTAGAAGTGAAGATATTGTAGGTCGTTTGGGTGGAGATGAATTTATTGTCTTTTTACCTATACCAAGTATTGAATTCGTATATAAAAAAGTGAAGAGTCTACAAAAAGCATTAAATCAAGAAATTAATTTTGATGGAAGTCAGATGGAAATATCAGCAAGTATTGGAGTATGTATTGCTCCACAAGATGGTGTTGATTTTGTGAC from Candidatus Stoquefichus sp. SB1 includes these protein-coding regions:
- a CDS encoding sensor domain-containing diguanylate cyclase, encoding MFKKDNPLIRINLLICIIIVAGFSLIAFLNYHSDYYASLESIERVSSLASQSIYYQLESVLSKPLHASLMISNDNVLKNDLSQELKNQEFTGIVTQYLQKCQNQYQCDSVFLVSTQTDRYYCFDGKNRILNSQDIWYYSFLESDQDYTFHMNDEESSKNNIALFIDYKVKDTRGNVIGIIGVGIHLDSIQSILKTYEDDFKVKAYFINEHGNIEISTKYLGYQNKNFFQLMNLESLEEKVLNSCDEKQVGKYWIHSNHLGQQDDFIESRFINDLSWHFIIEKSNQEALQLLNKQLYTTIAVIASILILILFVVTYVIKGFNKLIEERNIAFRKATEKLYDNIYELNITKNCSANVSTQRYFESLGAPPSLPYNEGLKVIAQKQIKDEYREGYIQTFCTENVLKQYELGNTDLRYDFLITEDGTHYYWMRIDARVYYNKEDNCIHMFTYRKNIDKEKRQEIAMMKEARIDNLTQLYNRASIQTIIEKRLLTDPHHLHAFFILDIDHFKKANDLYGHAFGDYVLMQFAKTLKDNFRSEDIVGRLGGDEFIVFLPIPSIEFVYKKVKSLQKALNQEINFDGSQMEISASIGVCIAPQDGVDFVTLYKKADQALYISKESGRNTFTIYNEKS